The following nucleotide sequence is from Mastacembelus armatus unplaced genomic scaffold, fMasArm1.2, whole genome shotgun sequence.
ACGGACACAGAGAAACCGCTGAAACCCAGCGACATGTTCAAACACCATACTGGAGAATACAGGcccataaaaacagtgctgaccaatGGGATCTCTGGAATTGGAAAAACACTCCTTGTGCAGAAGTTTGTgttggactgggctgaagaACGAACCAATCAGGATGTGCATCTCATTTTCCCCTTCAGCTTCCGTCAGCTGAACCCAGTGAGGGGACAGAGGTTTAGTTTGGCCGAGCTGATTCATGAATGTATCCCAGAAACTGTGGACATCAAGGAGGAGGCTCTGAACTACATCTTTACAGCGCTACAGTCATCAGGAAACACCAACTATGACAAGAGCAGATTCAAGCTTCTGTTTGTCTTTGACGGACTGGACGAGAGCCGCCTGCACCTGGACCTTCACGGCAATGACATTGGCTCTATTGACGCAACGACGTCAACTACAGTCGATCTTCTGCTGAGGAAGCTCATCAATGGGAAACTGCTGCGCTCTGCTCGCATCTGGATAACCACACGACCCGCAGCGGCCAATCAGATCCCTCGGGAGTTTGTGGACAGCATGACCGAGGTCAGAGGGTTCAGCGACCCGCAGAAGGAcgagtacttcaggaagaggttcagAGGTGAGGAGCAGGCCAGCAGGGCCCTCTCCCACATCAGGAgctcacgaagcctccacatcatgtgccacatcccggtcttctgctggatcactgctacagttctgcAGGATCTGTTGGGAACCAGAGAGCGAGGAGAGCTGCCCAACACTCTGACTGAGATGTACACCGAGTTCCTGGTGTTTCAGATCGGTCGGACCAAAGAGAAGTACGGTCCAGAAAAGTGCGTTCAGTACATTAAGTCGTTGGCAAAACTGGCTTTTCGGCAGCTGGAAAAGGGAAACCTGATCTTCTACGAGAAAGATCTGAAAGAAAGTGGAGTTGATTTCAGTGAAGCCTCAGTGTTCTCAGGAGTGTTCACCGAGATCTTTAAAGAAGAGcgtggaaagaaaaacaaagacaagataTTCAGCTTTGTGCATCTGAgcgttcaggagtttctggctgcttTTTATGTGAGAATGTCACTgatcaacagcaacaaaaatgtgCTGCCTCAGCCACGACTGTCACTGCAGAACCTACAACAGCTTTTCATCAAAACCTCCACAGCAAAGACTCACAGAATGGCCATTGACAAGGCTTTGCAGAGTCCAAACGGACACTTGGACCTGTTCCTTCGCTTCCTCCTGGGTCTTTCTCTGCAGACCAATCAAGACAAACTACAGGACCTGCTAAAGAAGACAGACAGTAGCTCACAGACCAATGAGAAAACAGTCCAGTACATCAAGAAAAAGATCAGCGAGAAtctgtctccagagagaagcatcaacctgttccactgtctgaatgaactgaaggatCGTTCTCTAGTGGAGGAGATCCAGCACTTCCTGACATCAGGAAGTCTCTCCACAACGGATCTGTCTCCTGCTCAGTGGTCAGCTCTGGCCTTCATCCTACTGTCATCGGGAAAAGACCTGGACGTGTTTGACCTGAACAAATACTCAGCCTCTTCAGAGGAGGCtcttctgaggctgctgccagtggTCAAAGCCTCCCACAAAGCTGTGTAGGTGCACAGATACCTGCAGACActaactgtacatgtgtgtggttgttttcaGCTCATGAAACTCAGTCAGTCGATACTGTGACTAAACATCTATTCCATGAACTCTCCTCCAGGCTGAGCGGCTGtaacctgtcagagagaagctgtgaagctctggcCTCAGTCctcagctcccagtcctccaGCCTGAGAGAACTGGACTTGAGTAACAACGACCTGCAGGACTCAGGGGTGAAGCTGCTCTCTGGTGGACTCGGGAGTCCAGGGTGTAGACTGGAAAGTCTCAGGTCAGGATTCAGCTTCTATCTTCCTGAGGACATTGTAAATGTTGGAGAACATGCAGAGCGTTCACTGATGAACAGAAGCAaataatagtgtgtgtgtgtgtgtgtgtgtttgtgcagcctgTCAGGCTGTCAGGTCACAGAGGAAGGCTGTGCCTCTCTGGCCTCAGCCCTGAGGTCCAACCCTtcccatctgagagagctggacctgagctacaaccatCCAGGggactcaggagtgaagctgctgtttgctggACCAGAGGATCCACACTGGAGACTGGACACTCTCAGGTATGAGCTGACTACCAGAACTCACACACTGACGAGCTGATGCTGCTGGTTCTCAGTTTGCTGATACCAGTGAAGACAGAATCTGATGTGCTGAGGTTCTTGTTTCCTCCGAAACTGAACTATCGGGTCTAATGTCAGAGCAGAATCTAATTTTCTAAATTTTACAAAGAGTTCATTTTTGAACAGCACATTTTCATCTCGAGGTCCACTTGGCAGTTCCTCTGGAAGTTTCAATAATTTTACGTGAGTTGTTATGAACCATGACACCATGTCTCTTTTCCACCTATGTCACCATCTTAAACCAAAACAAGGCGTAGGGGGATGAATGAACCATCTCTGAATAAAGTAAAACCAGACCACTATAGCAGCATAATGGTGGATCTGACTGAAGGTTTATGAGGAGCAGGGATGAGGAAGCTTCTGAAGGTTTATTATGGCTGTGTTTGTTCCTCCAGGGTGGAACATGGTGGAGAGCAGAGGCTGAAAGCTGGTCTGAAGAAGTGTAAGTGGGTCACAAACTCATCAGCTTTCAGTTAGTTTTTccattgtcttgttttgtatCGGGGTGGGACAGTTGAAAGTGGTCTACAAAGAGTCCACTGTAGGACTTGTCTCTTTAAAGGCATACATTCACTGTGAAGAAATTAGCAGTTTGTTTCACATGGACACCCAATGacatgaaaaagagaaaatcataAAGTTGCCTTCAAATCCAAAGCCTGTGCAGATCCTTTCAGTTCTCAGTCTGAAACAAGGCCCAAAGCCTGGGTGATtctgatgtttgtgtctgatAATGAAGCAGCCAGTGAATGTTTCAGGGTTTGGATGAtaaactgcagctgtgtctCGTTTCAGATTCCTGTGAACTCacactggacacaaacacagtgaataGAAACGTCAAACTGTCCGACAACAACAGGAAGGCGAGAGCAGTGAAAGAGCAGCTGCCGTATCCTGATCATCGCGACAGATTTGACTGTTGGATGCAGCTGCTGGGTCGAGATGGTCTGACTGGTCGCTgctactgggaggtggagtggggCGGGGAGATTCATGTATCAGTGGCCTACAGAAGCATCAGCAGGAGAGGAGACTACGCTGACTGCAGGTTCGGAGTGAATACACAGTCCTGGAGTCTGAGGTGCTCTGACGACGGTTACTCTGCCTGTTACAACAACAGGAGAAGAGACCTGTCCTCCTCAGTCTCTAACCGGGTAGCAGTGTATGTGGACTGGCCTGCTGGGACTCTGTCTTTCTATAGAgtctcctctgacacactgaccCACCTCCACACCTTCAGCACCATGTTCACTGAGCCTCTGTATCCTGGGTTCTGGTTGTTATCCTATGgttcctcagtgtctctgtgtcccCTGTAGGAGGGAGTGTCCTCTCTCGCTATGAGAGACCTGTAGCAGCTCTGTATGAACACTGAGGTCAGCAACTGCTTGTACTGTTCATTGCACCTATTCCACATAACGCCTGAGGACTGCAACCTGGTGtcaacggggggggggggcaaaacagaagattgtgatttaaaacctaacggggcgcttctatttccaccggcgcagcttttttagactttacagtagtggaaacgcacagaccaattgcatgcgagttgagccatcccacgtgataccactcagccaatcaagtctgtgcatcccaggcggtaaacattacgactctacagtgtaaacagcgctagaggcaagttacacatgaaaacagtgttgccaacttagcgactttgtcgctatatttagcgagtattcagacccctctagcgacactttttttttaaaaaagcgactagcgacaaatctggcgactttttctgttgttacttgagacttttggagactctgatgtgtctgtactgcaccgttcttacacttctcaatttaccgcagtaagacggcaaatcagctgcagccgcgagcccctcccccgtcccaaagccttcacaggcggcccagtcctctcgcagcagtccctccctcccagctgcagtcacagcaggaagtgttcacgcctctgcgtcccgactgcaaatgaatcgcgcgtgcgatcatgtatgtgcgtggtctgtactgatgcatggcataataaaaaaataaaataaaatataaagtaaaatgttctttgtctaaaataaatcactgcatttgactcaaacagcctcagtcatttacagcaaggcaaatgtatttagttctgagaacttattaactgcaggccgtcatgctacattatatggcacagtacaaatattttatttgtaccttattctgtcccttattttttataaagaattacaattgtctcttactttccatttctgaagttggcaaaagcgtctATCAggattacagcatgtgccatggacattatgcaaattacgctATGACGTCATTCGGCtacttctagcgacttttaggacagccaatagctactttccttactgacgagttggcaacactgcatgaaaagacagtacaaagaaaaagaaagagagcgatacatgtagaaaacaaagggagagaaactgtaaagtgagacggagaaagagagagaacttagttaatgagagaacattatacatatctacagccatacagatatgttcagttgtgtgttacatgacaataaatattgtcagaaagtttctgaattgtactgaattcatttgatttgacagtcaggtcatgcagatgttgataaaactactaggctacttaaatatatatcacactaactagttagacattatgatcttccggacctttgcttcaagacattttctctaactggacctctttaaattttagttgaatacccctgctttACAGTGATGTAAGCTAACGTCCTGTTTCATGGACTATGGGGGATCTGCATTTCCAGTTAACTGCCACACTGGAGTCACATTAACACTTAGCAGAACAATAGTTACACATTGTCACATCTGTTCACCTAAAcactagttttattttttgttgctgCAGATCATCTGTGAATGGAGTCCACACCTAGCTAGCAGGTGGCTAACAGTTAGCAGAAGTTAGGGAATATGGAATATTACAGAATACTTATCATTATCGTTACCTCATCCCATTCAGTCATCATTTCAACTGCTGCCATCTGGCAGAGGACTCAAACTACCAGAATGTTGTGTCCATTAAAACACATCTGACCCATTTAACAATAATCTGAATGCAATCATTTGTTAATCTGTTTATTCCACCGGGACAACAAAAGCAGCTCAGTGACGTCCTGGTGAAACTCCCGTCACTGAGCCCTGGGAGAGCTAAAGGCTGCTAACACGTGAAAGACAGATTATTCTAAGTGGCAGAACACGGAATATACATAAATGTattgtatgtttatgtttatgtattatATGAACCTACGGTGAAGTCTGATGTTGCTCGAACACTACGTGAATCTGATTAACAGACGTGAAACAGAACCACAGCTCGGGATATGGTGGCTGCACAATCGGCACGAAATGTTCAGTGAGAATCAGAGATGCTGGTAAAACTGCAGAGTCACGCTGTGGGCCGAACCAACACACAGTTGTCCAATTCTGTTCACATTGAAGATAAAAGAGGTTCCGGTTTTAGTGTCACATCTTCACAGTTATTGTGATGTGCTCCGGCAGACAGGTGGAGGTGCTGGGGAACCGCATGTGGCCTCCATGTCGGTACCAGGAGGCTTTCAATGCAAGTCGATCCGCAATTATAATCATCAGAACTCACTTTACCAATGGGAGAAAGGAGCTGAGTATAATCAAGTAAATATTTACTTGGGCTCCACAttacatgacatttttattcctCTTAAAGAGAATTAGAtttattgataatgaaaataattacatcCTTACAGCTTTTACCCAGAGTTTTCATACACTGCAATGCAGCTTCACACTAAACTAAAACCTCAGGTTTTAAAGCCTAACACAGGTTCAAGAGGCTAATTGTTTAAGGTTTAATGGGATCGTAATGGGATTTCTGAGTTCCTCTCCCAGTAAATCCTGTGGTGAGGTTCTTCTGGCTGTTCCTGGATCAGCGTTTGTTTACTGGTGCTTTGTTGTCTTTTACATTTGACTTGTTTGaatcttctgttttttgttttttttttttttttgcttctttggatctgttttaaaaacataatatcAATATTAGTGGTAAAACGTGACTTGGTACATTTACTCATGTACTTGTATTTACTTCCATTTCATGCTACTTTATACTTATACTCCATTACATATCAGAAGGAAGTATTGTGCTTTTTGCTGCATGACATGTAACTAATAACTTTAGTTCACATTAAATTTCCATTTTGACCACAAAGCTGAACAGATATGTGGTTCTCACAGGACACTGTAAATATTCTGAGGTATATTAAATACACAACAGTACATTGAATATACAAGTACTTTAACTACAGCAGTAACATGAATCTAAAAACATGGTTATATCAGAGTAAAAAACTGACAGGGACAATTTTTTTCTACATAAGTACTCGCTGTGCACAGTCTGCAGGAGTTTTATTAGTTGTGTAGTATTGttacttttactttagtaagggatctgaatacttcttTCACCAGTGATGATTAATATTAGGACCATTAATATTACTAGTATTAACATTATGGATCTGATTTTAACCAGACTCCTTTCTGTACTGTAGCAATAGGGGTGTAGCTTGTCTTAACTGTCTATAGTTAAACACCATCCTTTATTTGCTCATTGTAAATAGCctgtataataaatatataatctgAAGCTACAAAGCAACTgcagctgtcaaataaatgtagtgcagtaaaaagacGAAAAGATTTCTCTCTGAAATTTGGTGGGAAATAAgtttaaagcagcaaaaaatggaaatactcaagtaaagtacaagtacttgACAATACTACTTAGGTAAATGTACTCACTATGTAAACCTTGAAAGTTTCAGGAGAAGCACCCGACCTGCCACAGCGGTGCATGCTGGGTGATATTGGGGCAGGGTAGCAGCAGCCGCCGGCTGACTCAACCTTCACTTTCCGCCGTCCTGCCCGGTCTAGCGGGCTCATTCTGACAACCCGAGGACCGCGCTGTCTTTCCCGAGTCATGGACTTCAGTGGACAACAGCTCACGGTGAGTTCCGCCGCTTGTTTACGTCTCTGGGAAGCAGACCGAGCCGGAGGACGAGAAGCTAAAGCTAAGCTAAAAGtaaagctaatgctaatgctaaaagTAAAGCTGCAGATTAAGCTAATGCTAAAAGTAAAGCTAAAGCTCAGCTAACAGTAAAGCTAACGCTAAGCTAAAAGTAAAGGTAGGGAGATATGCGTTAGTGTTAGCTGCGCAGTTAGCGAATGTACTGGACTTTCACTCTCTTGTATCTGAAACTTCGTGTTCTGAGAttatttgtgttgttgttgttgtttaactATTTAACCGACTCGGTGAAGTAGCAACAAACTAGTGAGTCCGTTAAGCGCTCATTCCGTTTCTGCACAGGCTAACTCGGCTAAGCTACGTTAGCTGCCGTTTCACCCGGTCTCGGAGAAGTGTGTCGGCCTTGTATGTTGATTAGCCGCCGGCTAATTAACCTTCCTGCCCGTGCCGTGTCAAACCAACCCCACTCTGTTGGTTTTCTGACTCTACTCGGCTGTTTCTGCTGAGCTAATGCTAGCCAGCCTGGAGGCTACATTAGCTGCGCTAGCCTCCTAGCTtctctgaagcagcagcagcgtcaGGCAGGTGAGGGAAACGTGTGAAACTTGGCTAACTCGGTGCGGAGCCCGGACAGGTAGTTAACGACATGAACAGCTGTCAGTAGAGATTAACGGCATCACCGGTAGTTCGTGCTAATCGGTAACATGTTGAATTTACTAATAATGAGCGGAGATTCTATGAAGCTGCTGGTCCAGAACAGCTGGTTTCACTCAGGTTTCGCTTTCTGGGGAACAAAGTGGGGGCAGGTTCAAcgtgtatataaactggtctcCCTGGACTAGAATGACTTTATTCCAGGTCAGCAGCGACTGGGTGTCACCACCTGCTCCCAGGTATTGTGAGATAAGGCCAGCAGACAAATACACGGTTAGACGCCACCCACTGCTCCTGGTTGGTGTTTGGGAAGGCAAACAGGGCTTCCTCTTTTAACCAAGGTGGTTTGAGCCTCTCATATGGTCAGAAGCAGGAACCTCCGTTTACAGCACAGTAAAATTAAAACTCCGTTGGAAGGCTGAATTCTGTAAAATGGTCTAAATGGACATGTTGATTTGCTGTACCTCCTTGTAGGCAAATCAGATATCTAACCCAGTGCCACAGTCCTAGATTTATGTCACCAGCCTCTGTTCCTAGACTGAAGTAAAGgtggaaaaacatgaaaaggaGCAACCATCttccaggacagacagacaggcaggaaaCACGCGTTTGTTGAGAATGGAACAAGTGTTATAGTAAACTTAGTGTGGACAATCAAGATAAGAAAGCTGTAGATAGACTGTGAATATAAATGGAAGGGCAGCTCCTGTTATTCTCTTTATAAACTGCTCTATTATTAAAGATCTCAAGTAACTAAAATGGTTAAAATATTTCCCACAATTCAGTGACATCTTTAAATTTTCTCCCAAACATTATTGTgattaaatacacacagaaaagcatTAAGTCCTGTAAATAACAAGTTATGACCAGTTATAAGTGTTTACTATTAATAACTAAAATAGTCAACAATGGTGTAATTGAGTAAGTTAAACCAAGGATACACTTTGACTTAAACTAATTAAAGCACAAACGTTTTCatagcatttttgtttttcctgtcattgATACCAAACTCTATGGTTCTTGCCGggcctcttcatcttcttcctgcAGGGTAAATTCTCAACTGTTGCTGATGATTGTGGACACAAACCCAGACTCTtccttctgtgtgtttctgagacGTGTTGACACAGTCAGCTCCTACAGGCTCCGTCAGCAGCCACGCGTGTGTGTAAACATCACGTGAAGAGTTTGAGTAGAACTTGTTGGGTCAGaagctgcagtatttttttcctcatactCACTTTGTTACAGCTCTGTCTTAATTCTGTCTCACAGCACTAGTTTCTCATTACTACTTCATTACCATCAGTCTGACACCACTCTGTTCTGTTCGTGCATTACTAATTTAATCAAGCCACACATTAGCCCTGTTTGTCCAGCAgcaccactgtgctgctgcactcAGTGCTGTCCTGATTTACTTGTTGTGTTTATGAATCCAGACTGGAGCCTAATGACATGTTTCCATTGCCACATCTCCCGTGACATACAATTGGTTTCTGACCAGGTCTTTTCTGCTCTCTCAGGTGTAGCCTGGAGGATTTGTTGTTTGCCAGAGAACCATGGAGCCAGACGTGATCCGCATGTACTCCTCCTCTCCGCCCCCGATGGAGGAAGGTGCTGAAGAAGATGACGATGAGTTTGGAGATTTCGGCACCTTCCCTGGGATCCCAAACAGCATCAGCTTTACAGAATTTGACACCCCAACCACCTTCAACCAGGCCCAAGCTTTGTCTGCCACGTCCCCCCCTGAGCTCATCAACAGCAAAGGAGCGATGGGATTCAACGGCACCCACAACCCTAATAATGAGCTGTCCAGGTCTAATGGCGTCATGCCAACAGGCCCTTCAGAAAGaactgagaagaaaaagatcCTCTCCAGCTCCCTGGATTTC
It contains:
- the LOC113140193 gene encoding NACHT, LRR and PYD domains-containing protein 3-like; the protein is MTPEELLNTLEDLGDEEFTKFKWFLQQPDSLRGFPGMKKGRVQTTTRWDTVTLMVQTYRLPGALEVTRKVLEKINRNDLVQSLTASSSGPKVVVSDGGETSENRGPSTCLTQAPLPHTEDVLVPVPEPQPITYYQHVLQSNFQDKFMCAQEGWAEDKQRLADIYTELYITAGNDVHINAQHEVRHIEMAATQTDTEKPLKPSDMFKHHTGEYRPIKTVLTNGISGIGKTLLVQKFVLDWAEERTNQDVHLIFPFSFRQLNPVRGQRFSLAELIHECIPETVDIKEEALNYIFTALQSSGNTNYDKSRFKLLFVFDGLDESRLHLDLHGNDIGSIDATTSTTVDLLLRKLINGKLLRSARIWITTRPAAANQIPREFVDSMTEVRGFSDPQKDEYFRKRFRGEEQASRALSHIRSSRSLHIMCHIPVFCWITATVLQDLLGTRERGELPNTLTEMYTEFLVFQIGRTKEKYGPEKCVQYIKSLAKLAFRQLEKGNLIFYEKDLKESGVDFSEASVFSGVFTEIFKEERGKKNKDKIFSFVHLSVQEFLAAFYVRMSLINSNKNVLPQPRLSLQNLQQLFIKTSTAKTHRMAIDKALQSPNGHLDLFLRFLLGLSLQTNQDKLQDLLKKTDSSSQTNEKTVQYIKKKISENLSPERSINLFHCLNELKDRSLVEEIQHFLTSGSLSTTDLSPAQWSALAFILLSSGKDLDVFDLNKYSASSEEALLRLLPVVKASHKAVLSGCNLSERSCEALASVLSSQSSSLRELDLSNNDLQDSGVKLLSGGLGSPGCRLESLSLSGCQVTEEGCASLASALRSNPSHLRELDLSYNHPGDSGVKLLFAGPEDPHWRLDTLRVEHGGEQRLKAGLKKYSCELTLDTNTVNRNVKLSDNNRKARAVKEQLPYPDHRDRFDCWMQLLGRDGLTGRCYWEVEWGGEIHVSVAYRSISRRGDYADCRFGVNTQSWSLRCSDDGYSACYNNRRRDLSSSVSNRVAVYVDWPAGTLSFYRVSSDTLTHLHTFSTMFTEPLYPGFWLLSYGSSVSLCPL